One window from the genome of Saimiri boliviensis isolate mSaiBol1 chromosome 2, mSaiBol1.pri, whole genome shotgun sequence encodes:
- the SSTR1 gene encoding somatostatin receptor type 1 has product MFPNGTASSPSSSPSPSPGSCSEGSGSRGPGAGAADGMEEPGRNASQNGTLSEGQGSAILISFIYSVVCLVGLCGNSMVIYVILRYAKMKTATNIYILNLAIADELLMLSVPFLVTSTLLHHWPFGALLCRLVLSVDAVNMFTSIYCLTVLSVDRYVAVVHPIKAARYRRPTVAKVVNLGVWVLSLLVILPIVVFSRTAANSDGTVACNMLMPEPAQRWLVGFVLYTFLMGFLLPVGAICLCYVLIIAKMRMVALKAGWQQRKRSERKITLMVMMVVMVFVICWMPFYVVQLVNVFAEQDDATVSQLSVILGYANSCANPILYGFLSDNFKRSFQRILCLSWMDNAAEEPVDYYATALKSRAYSVEDFQPENLESGGVFRNGTCTSRITTL; this is encoded by the coding sequence ATGTTCCCCAATGGCACcgcctcctctccttcctcctctcctagCCCCAGCCCCGGCAGCTGCAGCGAAGGCAGCGGCAGCAGGGGTCCCGGGGCTGGCGCTGCGGACGGCATGGAGGAGCCGGGGCGAAATGCGTCCCAGAATGGGACTTTGAGCGAGGGCCAGGGCAGCGCCATCCTCATCTCTTTCATCTACTCTGTGGTGTGCCTGGTGGGACTGTGTGGGAACTCTATGGTCATCTATGTGATCCTGCGCTATGCCAAGATGAAGACGGCCACCAACATCTACATCCTAAATCTGGCCATTGCTGACGAGCTGCTCATGCTCAGCGTGCCCTTCCTGGTCACATCCACGCTGTTGCACCACTGGCCCTTCGGTGCGCTGCTCTGCCGCCTCGTGCTCAGCGTGGACGCGGTCAACATGTTCACTAGCATCTACTGTCTGACTGTGCTTAGCGTGGACCGCTACGTGGCCGTGGTGCATCCCATCAAAGCGGCCCGCTACCGCCGGCCCACCGTAGCCAAGGTAGTGAACTTGGGTGTGTGGGTGCTATCGCTGCTCGTCATCCTGCCCATCGTGGTCTTCTCTCGCACCGCGGCCAACAGCGACGGCACGGTGGCCTGTAACATGCTCATGCCAGAGCCCGCTCAACGCTGGCTGGTGGGCTTCGTGTTGTACACCTTTCTCATGGGCTTCCTGCTGCCCGTCGGGGCTATCTGCCTGTGCTACGTGCTCATCATTGCCAAGATGCGCATGGTGGCCCTCAAGGCCGGATGGCAGCAGCGCAAGCGCTCGGAGCGCAAGATCACcttaatggtgatgatggtggtgatggtgtttgTCATCTGCTGGATGCCTTTCTATGTGGTGCAGCTGGTTAACGTGTTTGCTGAGCAGGACGACGCCACGGTGAGCCAGCTGTCGGTTATCCTCGGCTATGCCAACAGCTGCGCCAACCCCATCCTCTACGGCTTTCTCTCAGACAACTTCAAGCGCTCTTTCCAACGCATCCTGTGCCTCAGCTGGATGGACAACGCCGCGGAGGAGCCGGTTGACTATTATGCCACCGCACTCAAGAGCCGTGCCTACAGCGTGGAAGACTTCCAACCTGAGAACCTGGAGTCCGGCGGCGTCTTCCGTAATGGTACTTGCACGTCCCGGATCACGACACTCTGA